The DNA window gggaagaagctgaagaagaggcatcagatgagcccgttgatgatctcgGTCAGgtcattgccgatgcaaagagaaactgcgcaagtgatttggagaagaagaagttgcagcgcatgttagaggatcacaaaaaattgttgtacccgaattgcgtaggtgacaagaaaaagctgggcaccacactggaattgctgcaatggaaggcagagaatggggtatctgacaagggatttggaaagttgctggtaatgataaaggatatgcttccaaaggacaacgaatttcccgagagtacgtacgaagcaaagaaggctgtctgccctctagggttagaggtgcagaagatacatgcatgccctaatgattgcatcctctaccgcggggagtacgaggatttgaacgcttgcccggtatgtggtgcattgcgctataagatcagccgcgatgaccctggtgatgtcgagggcgagcgccccaggaagaagattcctgccaaggtgatgtgctatgctcctataataccacggttgaaacgtttgttccaaaacaaagagcatgccaaggcgatgcgatggcacagagaagaccgtaagaaagagggaaagttgagagtacccgctgacgagTCGCAGTGGAGAAacatcgaaagaaagtacgggaaggagtttgtagatgacgcaaggagcgtatggtttggtctaagcgcagatggcattaatccttttggggagcagagcagcaaccatagcacctggcctgtgactctatgtttgtataaccttcctccttggttgtgcatgatcAAAAATGACGGGGAAAGGCGAAGAATCGACAGAGGGGCTCACAACGATCCTGTAGAGGTGCtaagtgggctcggggagggcTCGACGGCGCTGGAGTCAAAGACGAACGCCGGCGGGGGTCTGAGGTAACGAAGCTCGATCCCGATGATGTAGGGGGTCCTGGCTTGAGCTCGTGGTCGAGGAGGACGTAGCGGTCGctggcggagcttctggacacCTCGGCGGGGCGCGAGGACGACGGAGAGCGCGTGGGCGACGAAGGCTACGGGGACGACGACTCCGGTCGTCGCGGGGGAGAAAGAGGCAGCGCGAGGAGGGAGAAGTGAGGGGCTAAGATTAGTCGATGGGGTAAGGGACGAACTTATCCTCCTCGGGGATGCACTGGATGCTTGACACGGCGGCCCTAGAGGCGTGGATGGCCGCCACGATTCCCTGCTCTCACTGTAGCGTGAGCTAGTAGGAGAGGTGGAGGTGGGCTGGGTCTCCTCCTATAGCAGTAGCCTCACGTGTCTAGCAATTTTTGTTTAATTCTTtacttttctgttttattttatttttgtttctttttatttttagtCATATAATTATAAACTTAGTTCCTAAAATAGTATTACTACTTAGGCCtctgccacaaaaagtttggcACCTAGATAAAACATATTAGTATTTTTATAATTAAGAACAACATTTAATTTACTGTTTAGGTCactgtttttattattttaggacatttaaatattttataaGATGTTGGTTTTGCTTTTATAATTGCTTTGGGATTATATACTTTGAACAATTTTATTTTGTTGTTAGGAAAATATTAATTTGACTTTAGTTTAAACTGAATTTGAATTCAATTTGTAACGAAGCGAGGCTTTTTTTAAGAAGTAATTGCGATGACATGGTAGCATTAGTGGGTGGTtgctgtagcttaattatccgggcgttacaaggAGGAAGGGAAGTGTGGCTCAAATAGTGTGGCAAAGTAGAATGTATTATTTTCATCAATAGGAAAGTATTGGTCTGATTTTGGTTAGGAGTTTCAGCTGCAGGGCAAAATGTTTCCGTTGCAAGAAAAAAAAGGTTCATATATTCCAATAAGAAAAACAAAATTCAGTGATTCTTTTTCCTCTCTCCCTGATGCGCACCTCATCCAAAACTACCGCACTTCCGCCGCCGCACGGCGATGCTCTCCTCGTCGCTCGCCTTCTCACCCCACCGCCTAGCCACTTCCACCGCCGCTGTTCGCCGGAGCACATCTTCCACCATCACGATGCGGGACCGGGGCAAGAACCGGAAGCCGATGCAGCGGGGGCGCTACCTCAGCACCGAGGCCATCCAGGCCGTCCAGTCGCTCAAGCGCGCCACCCTCTCTGGAGCCCCCGCCGGCGGCGCCGTCGCGACGGACCCCAAGCTGCGGCGGCTGCTGAAGGCCGACATGGTCGCCGTCTTCCGCGAGCTCGCGGCGCAGGGCGAGGCCCACCTGGCACTCAAGGTATAACCCAAGCTGTGTGTGCAGTACTGGGAGCAGAGTGTATTAGTTGGGATTCACAGGATTTTAATCTGAGCACCAAAATTACTGACGATTCAGCTAGATATTTTCACATGGTTGATTAGCCTGTTGTGTACTCACAGTTGCTGATTATGAGCATTCCTGTACATTATGGTGGATAGGTTGTATACTTGTATTTCTAGCCTGCTCCACCAATTTCCACCGATTTGTCACTATAGGAAACCTAGGCTATTCACGAACTGTCTGTTTAGATCACCTACCATTGTTGGGAAACAGTCTGTACACTGGCCACTTATGAGTCACCGATCTCCGAATTGTTCCTGCTTTGCTCCATACCAATGTTGTTTCATTGTATGGCTGCAGTAGGTGTGCTATAGATGACATTTCTCAACCATACCAGAAGGAACAAATCTGTGAAGTGAGGAATGTGGGTATAGTTCCTTATCATTCTTGCAACAAGAATCTTAAATAGCACGTTTTTCTTACTCTACATAACGAATGCTGTACGTGCGAAATTTACATGAGTTATAAATTTTAGTCGAGCAACCGGCTGTTGTGCTGCCTTTTCATCAAGAAGAACGGAGACACTAGTTGCATGTGGTGGTCATATTATTAGACCGAACATGCCAAAACACACAAAAGATACTAACTAGTGATATTGCGTCCCACACAGTGTGCCCGTGCCGTTGGCGAGAGGGCCTGCTGGTCATGAATGGTGATAATTCATTGGCAGTACACGGGGTTACCTTAATCTAGTCTGTTGTTGTTGCCCTTTTACCATTATCATATGTTTTGTAAATGCTTTCTTTTGGGTATTTGCATGACAATTTACTGCATATTCATTAGCACAGTTTTTATTCTTATCTGCATTTAGATTAATTAATAGATGATGCTGGCAAGCAGATACTTGTTGACTGGAACTGAGAAATGCACACTAAGATGCCTCTTGTTTTGTCATCTATGTCAGGTCTTTGAGGAGATTCGAAAGGAGCACTGGTACAAGCCTAGGTTGTTCTGGTATGTTGATCTTATTACAGTGCTTGCTAGGAAAGGATTGAGGTCCGAGGTTGGCAAAGCCTGTTCGTATCTGAAGAGGGAACAATTGGAACCTGACACGGATGGTTTCAATCTGCTTCTGAAGACACTCTTAGATGCTGAGTTCACACAATTAACAATGGACTGCTTCCGTCTTATGAAACTATGGGACACGGAACCTGACAGGACAACATACATAACACTTGTCAAGGGTCTTGAATCCCTAGGAGAGATGGATCTATCTGCTAAGATGAGGTTGGAAGCAGAAAGTGACTATGGTGCCCTCTGGGACTTCTTTGACGAAGAGGAGACGACTGAGACTTGAGCAGTTCGTTCTTAACAGGATGTTGTATGGCCATGTCGGAAGGGAGTCGTTTATGAAGTCTATTATGCAGTGTTAGAACAGATGAATGGAAGTCCATGATCTTGGACCCAGCAGAATTTTTGTGCAACAAGTAGTGATGAGTTACTAGTACCATTATCTACCCTAGACTTATAAATACTCAGTAAAGAAGGGCTACCTCCAGGCTGCAGCTTCGTCAGTTCATGTTTTTCTCTAGGAGTGTAACTTGTTAGTTTTTCCTTCGAGAGGTTCTCTGTGTATAATCAATCACATTGCTACTTCTGAATGTACAGTCACACTGATGTGTACAATCAAACTACTGATATATTTTCATGATCTCATTTCAGTATAAATGGCTACGTACTTGCTTGCGAAAATGTAGGCACCATCTGCCTTGAAGAAAGATAAGATGTCTTACAGCTATCTGGGAGTAAACATAACAGTTCATCTGTTCTTGCCAATTGCAGTAATCAGTATGAGTATAAGATGACCATAGAAGGATAGACAGATCAAAATGTCATCATATGTAAAGAAACAAACGGGAACATTCCTACCAACTCTCACTTGTACAAGTTTCTCCACTTTCAGAGAGTAATGCAGCTGCCAACGAAAATCCATGGAAAGCAAATCAAAACCTTGGCGAACGTTTGCTGGCTGCAACGGAGATGCCTCCAGCTGGGTTAATTCCCTTCCGTGTTCCGTGCGTGGATCAAACGAGACCTCTGCTACAGCGAGCCCGGGCGTGGGCGCTTAGTTGTTCAGATCAATGTCGAAAACAATCCTGGGCGCATCCGAGTCTGAACTAGATCCAGCGCCCTTCCTCGCCTGGTTCTCCGCCTCGCTCGAGAGTGCAGGTGGCGGCGGTGG is part of the Triticum urartu cultivar G1812 unplaced genomic scaffold, Tu2.1 TuUngrouped_contig_5329, whole genome shotgun sequence genome and encodes:
- the LOC125529086 gene encoding protein THYLAKOID ASSEMBLY 8, chloroplastic-like, with amino-acid sequence MLSSSLAFSPHRLATSTAAVRRSTSSTITMRDRGKNRKPMQRGRYLSTEAIQAVQSLKRATLSGAPAGGAVATDPKLRRLLKADMVAVFRELAAQGEAHLALKVFEEIRKEHWYKPRLFWYVDLITVLARKGLRSEVGKACSYLKREQLEPDTDGFNLLLKTLLDAEFTQLTMDCFRLMKLWDTEPDRTTYITLVKGLESLGEMDLSAKMRLEAESDYGALWDFFDEEETTET